The Raphanus sativus cultivar WK10039 unplaced genomic scaffold, ASM80110v3 Scaffold1642, whole genome shotgun sequence DNA segment ATCACAATGTCAAAGACCCATACTCTGTTTTCTGGAATAAGGTACATGAGGATCATCTTATTTGTGCTGATGTTTATGCATCTTTGACAAGTACTTTGAGAGGAACTGGTTGAGGAGAGACCTAAACGTGGTGGGGTTTGGACTGATCGGATGGCTATCTCCGTCGAGTATTCCGGCGATAAATGGGAAGAGCTTGACGGGTCTCTTCTTCGAGAGCATAGGAAATGAGCTCGCTCACTTCCCAACTCCTCCAGCACTCACTTCACAGTTCTGGTTGTGGTTGGTTACCTGGCACTTAGGTCTCTTCATCTGTCTTACCTTCGGACAAATCGGATTCAAGGGCAGGACAGAGGATTACTTCGAGagataaaaatcatttttctagtcccatttgtaatatatatttctcaTTTCCCCCCTCTCTCTCGTGTAGTAGTATTATTATTACTCAAAACTAAGAGATTTTCTTTCTTTGCTGTGATGTTTGATGACAAGTGTTTCTTAATTGTACGAGGAGGATCCAAGCGATGATTAGAAATGTTGATTATAATAAGGAGGTTCCAACAATTAAcactttgttaaaaaaaaaaaagttatcaaaGAGAGAATTAACTAAACTAAACTACGTTTTAACTATACAGTCTACGTCAAACACCAACGACCCTGCTTAGCTTCATGGTTGATATGCATTTTGTAAAGCTCGGGTCACCATGTCGATGAATTCATTCTCCTGTTGAAAAGCAACTCGCGCGTTAGGGTTTTGGGCAGCAgctcaagtaaaaaaaaaagagaatgttGTAAAAAGAACCAAACCTGAACCAGCGCTAACAGGGCTTCTTTGACTTTGTCTCTATTGATAACGGGGACATTGTTCACAGGAGCGAGTGATGGTGGTGGAAAAGCCTGGAGCATCGGAGTACCAAGCGGGCGCTGCTGGTAATAAGTCGCCGTATTATTAAGGTTCAGAGGAGGAGCAGAGGGCATAGATGAACCAGGAATGAGGTGTGGTTGAGCCATCATCATCCCTGGGGGTCCACCAAAGACAGAGGACGGCGCCACCAAACCTGTGTGAACGTCGGAGTTGCTACTGATACGATGAGGATTGTTGTCAAAAAGAGGCATTAGAGGAGAGGAGGATGGTAGAGGCGGTGGTGATAATAT contains these protein-coding regions:
- the LOC108819655 gene encoding photosystem I subunit O-like, producing the protein LCIFDKYFERNWLRRDLNVVGFGLIGWLSPSSIPAINGKSLTGLFFESIGNELAHFPTPPALTSQFWLWLVTWHLGLFICLTFGQIGFKGRTEDYFER